From a single Fusobacterium ulcerans ATCC 49185 genomic region:
- a CDS encoding DUF2589 domain-containing protein, with the protein MIKCYPWKFRKSQNDQSLSDITRGLLYSANAAQQILNNHYIESIAKYFDEDGNPIMYNFKVQDNKKASIPLLALTEPKGLRLKEIEIDLNVRIDEGKVKTKDGIPEEDEVRYADRTSFEVTLAPTSDNTKGRTSNNIGIKLKFEEQDNPEGIERIMDEFRNRPLIYTMFDTEENEEENEEEIEEEEEEIEEVPKKKNSLKKKRKKALYDEDDE; encoded by the coding sequence ATGATAAAATGTTATCCTTGGAAATTTAGAAAGTCACAAAATGACCAATCTCTTTCAGATATAACAAGAGGGCTTCTTTATTCAGCTAACGCTGCTCAGCAAATATTAAATAATCATTATATTGAGTCTATAGCCAAGTATTTTGATGAAGATGGCAACCCTATAATGTATAATTTTAAAGTGCAAGATAATAAAAAAGCAAGTATCCCTCTTTTAGCTTTAACAGAACCTAAAGGATTAAGGCTTAAAGAAATAGAAATAGATCTCAATGTTAGAATAGATGAGGGAAAAGTAAAAACTAAAGATGGGATTCCTGAAGAAGATGAAGTAAGATATGCTGACAGAACAAGTTTTGAGGTTACTCTTGCTCCTACTAGTGATAATACTAAAGGAAGAACTTCAAATAATATAGGAATAAAATTAAAATTTGAAGAACAGGATAATCCAGAAGGAATAGAAAGAATAATGGATGAATTTAGAAACAGACCTCTCATATATACTATGTTTGATACAGAAGAAAATGAAGAAGAAAATGAAGAAGAGATTGAAGAAGAGGAAGAAGAAATAGAAGAGGTGCCAAAGAAAAAAAATTCTTTAAAGAAAAAACGTAAAAAAGCTTTATATGATGAAGATGATGAATAA
- a CDS encoding DUF2589 domain-containing protein, giving the protein MAETFTGNQLKAIPIESLVASPLVAVVDAQKQLSASMYSFIKEVALDENGNVKNVNFNYSAVENGEKVEKTISAPFIAMTGIPNLSMELVTIDFEMEISTSDTSTSSTDVGASVSGGCFGVKFSGSVSHKSEQTRKSDTRSKYTFHVEARKQDTPEPLMRIIEAITNDVTKPSQITDGNAPRNSESIINTQETAA; this is encoded by the coding sequence ATGGCAGAAACATTTACAGGGAATCAATTAAAAGCAATACCAATAGAATCGTTAGTAGCAAGTCCATTAGTAGCAGTAGTAGATGCACAAAAGCAATTAAGTGCTTCTATGTATAGTTTTATTAAAGAGGTGGCTCTTGATGAAAATGGCAATGTAAAAAACGTTAATTTTAACTATTCAGCAGTTGAAAATGGAGAAAAAGTAGAAAAAACTATCTCTGCACCATTTATTGCAATGACAGGGATTCCAAATTTATCAATGGAACTGGTTACAATAGATTTTGAAATGGAAATTTCAACTTCAGATACAAGTACAAGCTCTACTGATGTGGGAGCAAGTGTTTCAGGAGGATGTTTTGGAGTAAAATTTAGTGGTAGTGTATCACATAAATCAGAACAAACAAGAAAATCAGACACAAGATCTAAATATACTTTCCATGTAGAAGCTAGGAAACAGGATACTCCAGAACCATTAATGAGAATAATTGAGGCAATAACTAATGATGTAACAAAACCATCTCAAATAACAGATGGAAATGCACCTAGAAATAGTGAGAGTATTATAAATACTCAAGAAACAGCTGCATAA
- a CDS encoding helix-turn-helix domain-containing protein, with amino-acid sequence MSKWTMIYDECYEEIVQEIKKTREEKYTQKEFSQKLGISQKTVSCYENCRNEMNIKLLAEICEILDINFMKRMEIFFKAYSSNKKKKK; translated from the coding sequence ATGAGTAAATGGACAATGATTTATGATGAATGTTATGAGGAAATAGTTCAGGAAATAAAAAAAACTAGAGAAGAAAAATATACTCAAAAGGAGTTTTCGCAAAAATTGGGGATATCACAAAAAACAGTAAGTTGTTATGAGAATTGCAGAAATGAAATGAATATAAAATTGCTTGCAGAAATTTGTGAAATATTAGATATAAATTTTATGAAAAGAATGGAAATATTTTTTAAAGCATATAGTTCAAACAAAAAGAAAAAAAAATAA